A region from the Candidatus Electrothrix scaldis genome encodes:
- the murC gene encoding UDP-N-acetylmuramate--L-alanine ligase, which produces MYKTKKHKHIHFVGIGGIGMSGIAELLLHLGYKVTGSDLHKTDLTYRLEVAGATVYQGHQGNRVSGADVVVVSNAVSEDNPEVLAAREEQIPIIQRAEMLSELMRLKRFGIAIAGSHGKTSTSSLVAAILDEAGLDPTVVVGGKIDCFGGSNAHLGDGEFLVAEADESDGSFLKLSPVIEVITNIDLEHLDYYRDLDHIKETFIEFINKIPFYGVAVVCLDDNNLASLLPQIQRRKITYGLTEQADLQATKISVQGRTNEFTVMYQGKELGVIRRNAPGRHTVYNTLAAIAVALELEIEFPVVAHAIEHFEGVQRRLEVKGEKQGIMVIDDYGHHPTEIRATLDAIRDGWPDRRLVVVFQPHRYTRTQGLFEEFATAFYRADVLILTDIYAASEQPIEGVTSEALLGAIKQHGQRNAYYHADLSTLPHGLLDFILEGDLVLTLGAGSVVHIGEKLLNLLG; this is translated from the coding sequence ATGTATAAGACAAAGAAACATAAACATATCCACTTTGTTGGAATAGGTGGCATCGGCATGTCAGGAATTGCCGAACTGCTGCTGCATTTGGGCTATAAGGTCACGGGCTCTGATCTGCACAAAACAGATCTCACCTATCGCCTGGAGGTGGCCGGGGCAACGGTGTACCAAGGACATCAGGGGAACAGGGTATCCGGGGCTGATGTGGTGGTGGTTTCAAACGCTGTGAGTGAGGATAATCCTGAGGTCTTGGCGGCCCGGGAAGAGCAGATTCCAATCATTCAACGTGCGGAAATGCTTTCCGAGCTTATGCGCCTGAAGCGATTCGGCATCGCCATTGCTGGCAGCCACGGCAAGACCTCGACCTCTTCCTTGGTTGCCGCTATTCTTGATGAGGCTGGTTTAGACCCCACCGTTGTGGTGGGGGGCAAGATTGACTGCTTTGGCGGCAGTAATGCCCATCTGGGTGATGGTGAATTCCTGGTGGCTGAGGCTGATGAGAGTGATGGCTCCTTTCTGAAGCTTTCTCCGGTTATTGAGGTCATCACCAATATTGACCTGGAGCATCTGGATTATTACCGCGATCTGGATCATATCAAGGAAACCTTTATTGAATTTATTAATAAAATACCCTTTTATGGGGTTGCGGTGGTTTGTCTTGATGATAATAATCTTGCCAGCCTGCTTCCGCAGATCCAACGAAGGAAGATCACCTATGGCCTGACGGAACAGGCAGACCTTCAGGCGACAAAGATCTCGGTGCAAGGACGTACCAACGAGTTCACGGTCATGTACCAGGGCAAAGAGCTGGGCGTCATCAGGCGCAATGCGCCGGGTCGCCATACCGTGTACAACACTCTGGCCGCCATTGCTGTTGCCCTGGAGCTGGAAATAGAGTTTCCGGTAGTCGCCCATGCTATTGAGCATTTTGAGGGGGTCCAGAGGAGACTGGAGGTGAAAGGGGAGAAGCAGGGCATCATGGTGATTGATGATTACGGACATCATCCCACGGAGATCCGTGCAACCCTGGATGCTATCCGGGACGGTTGGCCGGATCGGCGTTTGGTTGTGGTTTTTCAGCCCCATCGTTACACCAGGACCCAGGGGCTTTTTGAGGAGTTTGCCACTGCATTTTATCGGGCCGATGTCCTGATTTTGACGGATATCTATGCTGCCAGTGAACAGCCCATAGAAGGGGTGACGAGTGAGGCCCTGCTGGGGGCGATTAAGCAACATGGTCAGCGGAATGCCTATTATCATGCTGATTTGTCGACGCTTCCGCATGGCTTGCTTGACTTTATCCTGGAAGGGGATTTGGTGCTGACCCTCGGGGCAGGAAGCGTCGTGCATATTGGTGAAAAGTTACTGAATCTGCTGGGGTAA
- a CDS encoding FtsQ-type POTRA domain-containing protein, translated as MLRQFRSNYVRPSQLRIRVNIGRYQQTSSAAHKPELNRLLIRKGILALILILQLLFAARWSFRTLESSGVFSVRRVTVQGNRMSNEAQIRSLADIQPGVQLFDVTAEEVAERILQHPWIDQVEVERVWPDTLTVRVIEHRPLAMINVEGEQQGLYYLDYQGEVFVPVDPLQDIDYPVVTGIAPPDGVDEEGAFQLGEDARTREVCDFLHVAARGNPILPLQSISEIHARQEKGIIVYLVEHPFPIYIGYGNVEKRYYQLVKLLGRFYRKKTIEGIKEIRMDYHDGRILVARSEP; from the coding sequence ATGCTGCGCCAATTTCGCTCCAATTATGTACGACCTTCCCAGTTGCGGATTCGGGTTAATATTGGGCGTTATCAGCAAACAAGCTCTGCTGCCCATAAGCCTGAGCTGAATCGCCTTCTGATCAGGAAAGGCATTTTGGCGCTGATACTGATTCTACAGCTTCTTTTTGCTGCTCGTTGGAGTTTTCGCACCTTGGAGAGCTCAGGAGTTTTTTCTGTGCGCCGGGTGACGGTGCAGGGAAATCGCATGAGCAACGAGGCTCAGATACGTAGCCTTGCTGATATTCAACCAGGCGTTCAGCTTTTTGATGTAACTGCCGAGGAAGTTGCAGAGCGTATTCTCCAGCATCCCTGGATTGACCAGGTCGAGGTAGAGCGTGTTTGGCCGGATACGCTGACCGTACGGGTTATTGAGCACCGACCACTGGCGATGATTAATGTCGAAGGTGAGCAGCAGGGACTGTATTATCTTGATTATCAGGGTGAGGTTTTTGTGCCTGTGGATCCTTTGCAAGATATTGACTATCCCGTTGTCACCGGGATAGCGCCACCGGACGGGGTGGATGAAGAAGGAGCGTTTCAGCTGGGCGAGGACGCACGGACAAGAGAGGTGTGTGACTTTTTGCATGTTGCTGCGAGAGGCAATCCTATCCTGCCTCTGCAATCAATCTCTGAAATACATGCGAGGCAGGAAAAAGGAATTATTGTTTATCTTGTTGAACATCCCTTTCCTATTTATATAGGATATGGTAATGTCGAAAAAAGATATTATCAGCTCGTGAAATTGCTTGGGCGGTTTTATCGAAAGAAAACAATAGAGGGGATTAAAGAAATTCGAATGGATTATCATGATGGCCGTATTCTTGTGGCCAGATCAGAGCCTTAG
- the ftsA gene encoding cell division protein FtsA translates to MCAMEELDIKVAAEVEETEQPQEPKRVEPSRGTGELVAGLDIGTTKICAVIGEVFEDGCVNIIGVGTAASSGMKKGVVVNIEATVKAIRQAIDSASDMAGCDIETVYVGIAGTHIKGFNSPGIIAINNQQIRQKEIQAVIHAAQTVKISDNQQIIHVLPQEYMVDDHTGIQNPLGMTGVRLATNVHIVTADVTSLHNLVTSCSRAGLNVAEVVLESVASARAVLTQDEMELGVALLDIGGGTTDLAVFCNGTIKYTWELALGGNNLTNDLSVGLRTPLQEAEMLKYRYGGAVSSLVKENHIIEVPTVGDRKARKVSQRVMVEILEARMEEILQVVNKKICGSGYRNRINAGMVITGGTALLANVVDMAEQVFDMPVRVSFPRGVGGRIEDVESPRCTTAVGLVLYGSNNKEIIPVEHDGILSRLRSFLKNII, encoded by the coding sequence ATGTGCGCAATGGAAGAGCTGGATATAAAGGTTGCAGCTGAAGTGGAGGAAACGGAGCAGCCGCAAGAACCCAAGAGAGTCGAACCGAGTCGTGGCACCGGAGAACTGGTTGCCGGGCTGGATATCGGTACCACCAAAATATGTGCAGTCATCGGTGAGGTTTTTGAAGACGGCTGTGTAAATATTATTGGGGTGGGGACTGCTGCCTCTTCAGGGATGAAGAAGGGCGTTGTGGTCAATATTGAAGCCACGGTCAAAGCGATTCGTCAGGCCATTGATAGTGCTTCTGATATGGCTGGTTGCGATATCGAGACGGTCTATGTCGGTATAGCCGGAACCCATATTAAGGGCTTCAACTCGCCGGGAATCATCGCGATTAATAATCAGCAGATCCGGCAGAAAGAGATCCAGGCTGTTATTCACGCTGCCCAGACTGTGAAGATCTCTGATAATCAGCAAATCATTCATGTTCTGCCCCAGGAATACATGGTTGATGACCACACTGGTATTCAGAATCCTTTGGGAATGACCGGGGTTCGGTTGGCGACTAATGTTCATATTGTGACGGCTGATGTCACCTCATTGCATAACTTGGTTACCAGTTGTAGTCGGGCTGGCCTGAATGTTGCTGAGGTGGTCCTGGAGTCCGTGGCTTCAGCCCGGGCGGTCCTGACTCAAGATGAAATGGAACTCGGTGTGGCCTTGCTGGATATCGGTGGAGGAACCACAGATTTGGCCGTGTTCTGTAATGGTACGATCAAATATACCTGGGAACTGGCTTTGGGCGGTAATAATCTGACCAATGATCTTTCCGTAGGGCTCCGTACCCCTTTGCAGGAGGCGGAGATGCTCAAATATCGCTACGGCGGTGCTGTTTCTTCTTTGGTCAAGGAAAATCATATCATCGAGGTGCCCACTGTCGGTGATCGCAAGGCCCGTAAGGTCTCGCAGCGGGTGATGGTGGAGATCCTTGAGGCCCGAATGGAAGAAATACTTCAGGTGGTGAATAAAAAAATCTGTGGATCCGGGTATAGAAACCGGATTAATGCAGGTATGGTTATCACCGGCGGAACCGCCCTGTTGGCCAATGTTGTTGATATGGCAGAGCAGGTGTTTGATATGCCGGTACGGGTCAGCTTTCCCCGTGGAGTCGGGGGGAGAATAGAAGATGTTGAATCGCCGCGCTGTACGACCGCTGTCGGCCTTGTCTTATATGGAAGTAATAATAAGGAAATAATCCCAGTTGAACATGATGGCATTTTGAGTAGGCTGAGGAGTTTTCTGAAAAATATTATTTAG
- a CDS encoding omptin family outer membrane protease — translation MQSKIIQRGRKGKGLLGLAAGVIGTGMLLSQAQAAASLDPYYQAGPIHLDFFFGFEGMNGDLTSSIGGEINHANGENEATFFPISELEWPMDITLARFDGSLELNPLWRINATMKTALGDPEENMIDRDWFSAGGPADIYSESSISSSDAFILAIDLEWTYFQQGPWSLSAGVGYLQQEFEYEGDLIIQYSPTGISGYNYIGNGSTAVTYDNTFSMFYFLLGANMQLTPQFELAGKFSVAPFASSEDELHHLYSGKVSTGDMEGMATMLEMSGKFLITPWWFVKGGVQLAYISVDGDQYQVLAGEPLGQIDQEVESNQASAYISMGYSF, via the coding sequence ATGCAGAGTAAGATTATACAGAGGGGAAGAAAAGGGAAAGGGCTTCTTGGCTTGGCTGCAGGAGTCATCGGTACTGGTATGCTGCTATCGCAGGCCCAGGCTGCTGCTTCTCTTGATCCGTATTACCAGGCCGGTCCTATACATCTTGATTTTTTCTTTGGCTTTGAAGGGATGAACGGTGACCTGACATCTTCTATCGGTGGCGAAATTAATCATGCCAATGGAGAAAATGAGGCGACCTTTTTTCCGATTAGTGAGCTTGAGTGGCCGATGGATATCACCTTGGCCCGTTTTGATGGTTCGTTGGAGCTGAATCCCCTGTGGCGCATCAACGCCACTATGAAAACAGCTTTGGGTGACCCAGAAGAAAATATGATTGATCGGGATTGGTTTTCTGCTGGTGGACCGGCAGATATCTACTCGGAAAGCAGTATTTCCTCTTCAGATGCCTTTATTCTGGCTATTGACCTGGAATGGACCTATTTCCAGCAGGGCCCTTGGAGTTTATCGGCCGGTGTGGGGTATCTCCAGCAGGAATTTGAGTATGAGGGCGATCTGATCATACAGTACTCTCCTACGGGCATTTCGGGATATAATTATATAGGAAACGGCTCCACAGCTGTTACCTATGATAATACCTTTTCTATGTTTTATTTCCTGTTGGGAGCGAACATGCAGTTGACCCCACAGTTTGAGCTTGCAGGGAAATTTTCCGTGGCACCCTTTGCCTCTTCAGAAGATGAACTGCATCATCTCTACTCAGGTAAGGTTTCCACCGGAGATATGGAAGGGATGGCTACAATGCTTGAGATGAGTGGAAAGTTTTTGATTACACCCTGGTGGTTCGTGAAGGGAGGTGTACAGCTTGCCTATATCTCAGTTGATGGGGATCAGTATCAGGTGCTCGCAGGAGAACCCTTGGGGCAGATTGATCAGGAGGTTGAGAGCAATCAGGCTTCGGCCTATATAAGTATGGGCTACTCTTTTTAA
- the murB gene encoding UDP-N-acetylmuramate dehydrogenase, giving the protein MNQQQRELLAELVKGWPTAMQFDVSMASYSTLRAGGKAAALIDVYSLADLRFFLEQLHEEQLVFRVIGRGSNILVTDKGFPGVIIRLKGEFEQIELAEDARRGDVVQEGPLLKVGGGCSLARFLSWCTQQGLAGLEFMTGIPGSVGGAVRMNAGALGGEIGDRLQSLVLLDGQGKIITVPRSDLHLSYRKAELADKDLDALIIAFACFVLRPDTQEEIRSRCAGLLAQRKGKQPAGVASAGSFFKNPSGDAAGRLIEAAGLKGHCCGEAMVSPVHANFIVNTGKGTVTDILNLMELVQDRVFQKFAVRLEPEVEII; this is encoded by the coding sequence ATGAACCAGCAGCAGCGAGAACTCTTGGCTGAGTTAGTAAAAGGTTGGCCCACAGCGATGCAGTTTGATGTGTCTATGGCCTCGTATTCCACTCTGCGAGCAGGGGGGAAGGCTGCAGCCTTGATTGATGTGTATAGTCTTGCCGATTTGCGGTTTTTTCTTGAACAACTGCATGAAGAGCAACTTGTCTTTCGGGTGATAGGGCGCGGCTCCAATATTCTGGTCACAGATAAGGGTTTTCCTGGGGTGATTATTCGCCTGAAAGGAGAATTTGAACAGATTGAGCTTGCCGAAGATGCCCGAAGGGGAGATGTCGTTCAGGAGGGACCGCTGCTCAAGGTAGGAGGCGGTTGTTCGCTGGCCCGATTTCTCTCCTGGTGTACTCAACAGGGGCTGGCTGGGCTGGAGTTTATGACGGGTATTCCAGGGTCGGTGGGCGGTGCAGTGCGGATGAATGCCGGGGCCCTGGGTGGAGAGATTGGAGATCGTCTGCAGAGTCTTGTGTTGCTTGATGGTCAGGGCAAGATTATCACGGTGCCAAGGTCGGACCTGCATCTCTCGTATCGCAAGGCTGAGCTTGCCGACAAGGATCTTGATGCATTGATTATTGCTTTTGCCTGTTTTGTTCTGCGCCCTGATACACAGGAAGAAATACGTTCCCGCTGTGCGGGACTTCTAGCGCAGAGGAAAGGAAAGCAGCCTGCTGGAGTGGCTTCGGCAGGTTCGTTTTTTAAGAATCCGAGCGGGGATGCTGCTGGCCGTCTGATTGAGGCTGCTGGTCTGAAGGGACATTGTTGTGGAGAGGCGATGGTGTCTCCGGTGCATGCAAATTTTATTGTCAATACCGGGAAAGGGACAGTAACAGACATCCTGAATTTGATGGAACTGGTGCAGGACAGGGTTTTTCAGAAGTTCGCTGTCAGGTTGGAGCCGGAAGTGGAAATTATCTAG
- the ftsZ gene encoding cell division protein FtsZ: MAEEESVATIKVIGVGGGGGNAINTMVDNRLTGVQFVAANTDMQALENSKADIRIQLGPTITKGMGAGADPSMGRDAAQESLDDLANAISGADMVFVTAGLGGGTGTGAAPIIAKLSKEQGALTVSVVTKPFYFEAKKRMHNAEAGWEELKKNSDTIITVPNDRLLGLMQKNSTLVDMMKMVDDVLLQAVKGITDLINLPGHINVDFADLKTVMKEVGPAIMGSGSASGENRATEAAKRAIDNQLLEDVGIDGALGILINISATNSLTMGEFMEASALIQEKAHEDANIIIGALFDENMGDELRVTVIATGIANFEDSAETISEFDVVSRAGKNKVKSLNTGSKGGIDLDQQRPPRNQPTSFARPNPVPKGLRPMPTPIFDEQNDLAEWDEPAYIRKKAN; encoded by the coding sequence ATGGCAGAAGAAGAATCGGTGGCGACTATTAAGGTGATCGGAGTTGGTGGTGGCGGAGGTAATGCCATTAACACTATGGTCGATAATCGGCTGACCGGTGTGCAATTTGTCGCTGCAAACACAGATATGCAGGCATTGGAAAACTCCAAAGCGGATATTCGTATCCAATTGGGACCGACTATTACGAAGGGTATGGGGGCTGGTGCTGATCCCTCTATGGGACGAGATGCAGCTCAGGAAAGTCTGGATGACTTGGCCAATGCCATATCCGGTGCGGATATGGTCTTTGTTACCGCCGGTCTCGGCGGTGGAACCGGAACAGGAGCAGCACCGATTATTGCCAAGCTCAGTAAAGAGCAGGGCGCGCTGACGGTTTCTGTTGTCACCAAACCGTTTTATTTTGAAGCCAAGAAACGCATGCATAATGCTGAGGCTGGTTGGGAGGAGTTAAAGAAAAACTCTGATACCATTATCACGGTTCCCAATGATCGTCTGCTCGGCCTGATGCAAAAAAATTCCACCTTGGTGGATATGATGAAGATGGTGGATGATGTCCTTTTGCAAGCAGTTAAGGGTATCACTGATCTTATTAACCTGCCCGGTCATATCAATGTCGACTTTGCCGACTTGAAGACCGTTATGAAGGAAGTTGGTCCGGCCATTATGGGCTCTGGCTCAGCTTCTGGAGAAAATCGTGCCACTGAGGCTGCCAAACGAGCTATTGATAACCAGTTGCTGGAAGATGTGGGGATTGATGGTGCCTTAGGTATCCTGATCAATATTTCCGCCACCAACTCTCTGACTATGGGTGAGTTCATGGAGGCTTCTGCCCTGATTCAGGAGAAGGCCCATGAGGATGCCAATATCATTATCGGTGCCCTGTTTGATGAGAATATGGGGGATGAGTTGCGCGTAACCGTCATCGCTACGGGTATTGCGAATTTTGAGGATTCTGCGGAGACTATTTCTGAGTTTGATGTAGTGAGTCGCGCTGGTAAGAATAAGGTGAAATCTCTCAATACTGGGAGCAAAGGGGGAATTGATTTGGACCAACAACGTCCACCGCGTAATCAGCCGACCAGCTTTGCTCGCCCTAATCCGGTACCCAAAGGATTACGTCCCATGCCGACCCCGATCTTTGATGAACAGAATGATCTGGCAGAATGGGATGAGCCTGCGTATATCCGCAAAAAAGCTAACTAG
- a CDS encoding radical SAM protein yields MHPLLQTETGTVRKKWKGRLPVALLYPNTYPLAVSNLGFQLLYRLLNASEDIVCERFVYPQGQEPFRSLESSRPLADFPLVFGSISFEHDYAHLTAMLAAGGVAPYAADRPLEIAAGSPLVVLGGVAVFMNPEPLALFADLMVIGEAEAIFPRLLPVLVELTDRRALKEIGATIPGCYVPSAYRFSYDSDGRVQEIAASDDVPPQVRRVFLEQSPLAAHSELLSPEAELGMYMAELGRGCSRGCRFCAAGFIYRPPRLWSAEAVLDGLAQRPPESDRVGLLGMEMADPTLLDEIANFLQANSCSLSFSSLRADRISPRLLELLAHSGLKSVAIAPDGCSERLRRIINKGLSEEDLLAAAVALVEAGIYTLKLYVMVGLPTETEQDLEEFVQLVQKIRAAILPLGQQKGRLCELILSVNSFVPKPWTPFQYLSFGGQERAQAVQDQDCTEAILHLKKKIKYLKKAFTKMDNLHIKVDRPEKVLAQAVFSRADRRIAPALLDIGMGKCSFKQAMKKHKLSSWQYAVRPRENDELFCWQVLDHGIETGYLAKELERSLTGKITPPCDTSRCRRCGVCGD; encoded by the coding sequence TTGCATCCCCTGCTTCAAACAGAGACCGGGACAGTCCGTAAAAAATGGAAGGGCCGCTTACCAGTGGCCCTTCTGTATCCCAACACCTACCCTCTTGCGGTCTCCAACCTTGGTTTTCAACTCCTTTATCGCCTTCTGAACGCTTCAGAAGACATTGTTTGTGAGCGTTTTGTCTACCCCCAAGGTCAAGAGCCTTTCCGCTCTCTGGAATCCAGCCGTCCTTTAGCAGACTTTCCCCTCGTTTTTGGCTCAATCAGTTTTGAGCACGATTATGCCCATCTGACAGCTATGTTGGCCGCTGGTGGGGTAGCGCCCTATGCGGCAGATCGTCCCCTGGAAATAGCTGCGGGCTCACCTTTAGTCGTACTGGGTGGGGTTGCTGTCTTTATGAATCCAGAGCCCTTAGCGCTTTTTGCCGACCTGATGGTGATCGGTGAGGCTGAGGCTATCTTTCCCCGCTTATTGCCTGTATTGGTCGAGTTGACCGATAGGCGTGCGCTAAAAGAAATTGGAGCAACCATTCCTGGCTGCTATGTTCCATCAGCCTATCGCTTCAGCTATGATAGTGACGGACGGGTGCAGGAGATAGCGGCCTCAGACGACGTTCCTCCACAGGTTCGGCGTGTTTTTCTGGAACAATCTCCCTTAGCAGCTCATTCTGAACTCCTGTCCCCAGAGGCGGAACTGGGGATGTACATGGCCGAATTGGGGCGAGGCTGTAGCCGTGGTTGCCGTTTCTGTGCAGCGGGCTTTATCTATCGTCCTCCACGACTGTGGTCAGCAGAGGCTGTGCTGGATGGCCTTGCCCAACGTCCTCCTGAGAGCGATCGGGTGGGGCTGCTTGGGATGGAGATGGCAGACCCTACGCTGTTGGATGAGATTGCCAATTTTTTGCAAGCAAACTCCTGCTCCCTTTCCTTTTCCTCGTTGCGCGCTGATCGGATATCTCCCCGATTGCTTGAGCTCCTTGCGCATTCAGGCCTGAAGTCGGTTGCTATTGCCCCTGATGGCTGCTCAGAGCGCCTCAGGAGAATCATTAATAAGGGCTTGTCAGAAGAAGATTTACTTGCAGCAGCAGTCGCCCTTGTGGAGGCCGGAATCTATACCCTGAAGCTTTATGTGATGGTCGGTCTGCCTACGGAAACTGAGCAGGATCTAGAAGAGTTTGTTCAGCTGGTGCAAAAAATCCGGGCGGCGATCTTGCCTCTTGGGCAGCAAAAAGGACGTCTTTGCGAGCTGATCCTCTCGGTGAATTCTTTTGTTCCCAAGCCCTGGACTCCGTTTCAGTACCTTTCTTTTGGTGGGCAGGAGAGGGCGCAGGCTGTACAGGATCAGGACTGTACAGAGGCCATCCTGCATCTGAAAAAGAAAATTAAATATCTAAAAAAGGCCTTTACCAAGATGGATAACCTGCACATCAAGGTCGATCGTCCAGAGAAGGTCCTTGCCCAGGCGGTTTTTTCCCGGGCAGATCGTCGTATTGCCCCAGCCTTATTGGATATCGGCATGGGAAAGTGTTCTTTTAAGCAGGCCATGAAAAAGCATAAACTCTCTTCCTGGCAATATGCCGTCCGGCCGCGAGAGAATGACGAGCTCTTCTGCTGGCAGGTGCTTGATCATGGCATTGAGACGGGATATCTTGCCAAGGAGCTGGAGCGTTCTTTAACTGGAAAAATAACCCCGCCCTGCGACACCAGCCGCTGCCGCCGTTGCGGTGTGTGTGGAGATTAA
- a CDS encoding DUF493 domain-containing protein — protein MSEKIPQQALEGCKPEIDYPCVWQYKVIGMERKAVQAALSEQLGDAPYSLSESRTSRKGKYISLNLELTVHNEEQRLQLYSSLTAHPSIKLVL, from the coding sequence ATGAGTGAAAAAATACCACAGCAGGCATTAGAAGGCTGCAAACCAGAGATTGACTATCCCTGTGTCTGGCAGTACAAGGTTATCGGCATGGAACGAAAGGCTGTGCAGGCAGCTCTTTCCGAACAACTGGGGGATGCGCCCTATTCGCTGTCCGAATCCCGGACCTCCAGAAAGGGAAAGTATATCAGTCTCAATCTGGAACTGACCGTGCATAATGAGGAGCAGCGGCTCCAACTGTACAGCTCGCTGACCGCCCACCCCTCGATTAAGCTGGTCCTATGA
- the ispH gene encoding 4-hydroxy-3-methylbut-2-enyl diphosphate reductase, translated as MEIILAQPRGFCAGVNRAINVVNRALEVYKPPVYVLHEIVHNTHVIRELEKKGAVFVEQLEDIPTGAIAIFSAHGVSQETKKQASALKLKTINATCPLVSKVHRRVSLLNKINYDVVVIGHKGHPEVEGTCGHASGAVHVVSSPEEVQRLQVNDPSRVGYVTQTTLSVDDTAVMLEALRKQFPEISEPSRTDICFATSNRQSAVRELSESVDLLLVVGSKNSSNSNRLREVAKNNNISAYLIDHAEEIDPDWLVGSKRIGITAGASAPEYLVTELITWLQERYDVAKVQEMDGVDETICFQMPEIE; from the coding sequence ATGGAAATAATCCTTGCCCAACCAAGAGGATTCTGCGCTGGTGTCAACAGAGCTATCAATGTGGTGAACAGGGCCTTAGAGGTCTATAAGCCTCCTGTCTATGTCCTACATGAGATCGTCCACAACACCCATGTCATCAGAGAACTAGAAAAAAAAGGTGCCGTTTTTGTTGAACAACTTGAAGACATCCCCACTGGTGCAATCGCTATTTTCAGCGCCCACGGAGTCTCCCAGGAAACCAAAAAGCAGGCCAGTGCTCTCAAACTGAAGACGATAAACGCGACCTGCCCCTTGGTTTCCAAGGTGCATCGCCGTGTAAGCCTCTTAAATAAAATTAATTATGACGTGGTGGTTATCGGTCATAAAGGACATCCTGAGGTTGAGGGCACCTGTGGTCATGCCTCTGGAGCTGTGCATGTGGTTTCTTCACCAGAGGAAGTTCAGCGTCTTCAGGTTAACGATCCAAGCCGCGTAGGCTATGTGACGCAGACCACGCTCAGTGTTGATGATACGGCGGTAATGCTGGAGGCTCTGCGCAAACAGTTCCCTGAAATCAGCGAACCCTCCCGCACAGACATCTGCTTTGCTACCAGCAACCGACAGAGCGCTGTTCGCGAACTCAGCGAATCAGTAGATCTCCTCCTGGTTGTCGGCTCAAAAAACAGCTCAAACTCCAACAGACTCCGTGAGGTCGCGAAAAACAATAATATCTCTGCTTACCTGATTGATCATGCAGAAGAAATTGATCCCGATTGGCTGGTTGGAAGCAAGCGAATAGGTATAACAGCCGGGGCTTCGGCACCGGAATATCTTGTTACGGAGCTGATCACTTGGCTGCAGGAAAGATACGACGTGGCAAAGGTGCAGGAAATGGACGGAGTGGATGAGACCATCTGTTTCCAGATGCCTGAGATAGAATGA
- the galE gene encoding UDP-glucose 4-epimerase GalE produces the protein MHILVTGGAGYIGSHTCLELLESGHDVTVIDNLCNASREGLRRVEKLTGKRVRFFQVDLLDADALDLVFRQSEDARAVIHFAGLKAVGESVAKPLLYYQNNLTGTINLCQCMQRNGVKSMVFSSSATVYGDPASVPITEDFPLLACTNPYGRTKAMIEEILRDLYIADNEWNISLLRYFNPVGAHVSGEIGEDPNGLPNNLMPYISQVAVGRLEQLSVFGDDYPTPDGTGVRDYIHVVDLAKGHLCALEKLTENPGVVTYNLGTGRGYSVLEMIRAFEKASGKKVPYTITPRRQGDIAQCYADPSLAAQELGWKAELDLDAMCADTWNWQSKNPQGYAG, from the coding sequence ATGCATATTCTTGTTACCGGCGGAGCCGGATATATCGGCAGTCACACCTGTCTGGAGCTCCTGGAAAGCGGTCATGATGTCACCGTGATTGATAATCTCTGCAACGCGAGTCGGGAAGGCTTGCGGCGGGTGGAGAAACTCACCGGCAAGAGAGTGCGTTTTTTTCAGGTTGATCTTCTTGATGCGGATGCCCTGGATTTAGTCTTTCGCCAGAGCGAGGATGCTAGGGCGGTTATCCATTTTGCCGGTCTTAAGGCAGTGGGGGAATCTGTGGCTAAGCCTCTGCTCTACTACCAAAATAACCTCACCGGCACCATTAACCTTTGCCAATGTATGCAGCGGAACGGAGTAAAGAGTATGGTTTTCAGCTCTTCCGCCACCGTGTACGGTGATCCGGCCTCTGTGCCCATCACCGAGGATTTTCCCTTGCTTGCCTGCACCAATCCCTATGGTCGCACCAAGGCCATGATTGAGGAGATCCTTCGGGACCTCTATATCGCAGATAACGAATGGAATATCAGCCTGCTCCGCTACTTTAATCCTGTCGGTGCCCATGTAAGCGGGGAGATCGGCGAAGACCCGAACGGTCTTCCCAATAATTTGATGCCCTATATCTCCCAGGTGGCTGTGGGCAGGCTGGAGCAGCTTTCTGTGTTCGGTGATGATTACCCCACCCCCGACGGAACCGGGGTTCGTGATTATATCCACGTGGTTGATCTGGCCAAGGGGCATCTCTGTGCCCTGGAGAAGCTGACAGAGAATCCAGGGGTGGTTACCTATAATCTGGGCACTGGCCGGGGATACTCTGTGTTGGAGATGATCAGGGCCTTTGAAAAAGCATCAGGGAAAAAGGTCCCCTATACCATTACCCCGCGTCGGCAGGGTGATATCGCCCAATGCTATGCAGATCCCTCCCTTGCCGCCCAGGAGCTGGGCTGGAAGGCTGAACTGGACCTTGATGCGATGTGCGCGGATACCTGGAATTGGCAGTCTAAGAATCCCCAGGGATATGCTGGATAA